The genomic region TGAAGACCTTAATGAACCCAACCACAGTCCCACCACACACATGTAAACATGAAAGAATCATgtgcatgattttttttgaatatgCTAAATTATATACATAAGCATCACCATATGTTTTTCTTCAGACTGTTCGTACACATGATGGACTCAATACTATAAAGAATGTCATAGCAAAGAAATTGAATAGCGATATTTATAGTTATGGAGCCAGGACTGATGACATGTAATACTGTCTTAAGTACTTAAGTGGTAGCAGCTGACTGCATGGGCTTCGTTGGAGCGTACAGAAAACTCGCGATTATGCATGAtgacataaatgaaattttacagtCATATCATAGCAATAGGCCTTTTAAGAAAACTACAAATTGCTTGGCTGTGATCACTCCGCAATATAGGGCACGTTTCAGTCAGACCGGTTGCTGATTGGCATAACTATAACATTGTAACTCATGAACGTGCAAGTATCATTTTGTATCTTTCAGTTCCCCGAACAGCAACGGGTTCCTAAACTTACGTCTTTTGTGTGGAAAGACTGTGGTGGCAAGTCAGCCTTGGTGAATATCAAGTCATTGTCAATCTCCCCCGACCCCCTCTCCTTTCCGGGCACGCTAAATGTTGCAGCTGATTTCTTGGTGAAGAAAGCGCTTGTGAAACCATTAAAGGTAAGCAGttcaatacattatataatatgtatactaGGTATAAATGATGGTAATTTCATCAAGAATTCTTTGAGTTCATAGTACGTTGATGTCATAGTTCggaagtttttattttattttatgtttcgtTTCCTTTGTACTTACGAAACTTCAAGCAATATCACATATGGATTAATTGTGTGATGGACGCCAGAAGTGTTCTGTGACTAACAATTAGACTCATCAGTGATTATTCTAATTACCATGCCCGATTAGAGTAAGGATGAGAGAGATCAAAGTTATAATATGGATATTACATACATTCCACTGTATACACAGagttttaatacatgtacataccatTTACCTATATATGACTGTATTGTTCTATCTGCTTATTATGATTGACTCTGTTGGAACAATTCTACTCCCATATTACTACCGTCTATCAAAAGTGTCATTCCTTTTCCGCAGGCGGACTTGACATTGTACCGAAAGGTTTTGGGTCGTTATATCCGCCTCCCGTGCATTGACGACTTCGGCTCATGCACGTACGACGACGTGTGTTCCCTCCTACAGCAAGTCCAACAGTGCCCCAAACCCCTCACCGATCTTGGACTCAATTGTCAGTGCCCCATAAAAGCGGTATGTGCAGTATTTACAACAGTTTGTTTGTAAGATTGACGTGTAAGTGTCACTATTTTCAGTTTTACTTCTTTGATTCATGAAAGAAGTCTTCATTAAACAATATGGTTAATTAAATACCGTTTTCTAGTATGTGCGTGCGTTTAATTTATGTGAGTTGGTAATTCTATTATGTGTCTATAAATCACAGTGACACCTCATAAGCGCATGGTTACTAAATAATGCGTCTTGACCGCCAGTAGTTACTGCATGTGGGCATTTACTTTCTAAAATCACCGTAATTGATCATTTTGCAGAAAGGGTATAGCCTGCAGAAAACAGGGTTCGACATCGGCGCGTCTATCATACCGGAAGGAGACTACCGCGTGCTTGCCAACGTGACCTTGAACGGCGCCGAGGCTACCTGTCTTGACCTTACCCTGAGTATACAATAACAGACGCGGCAGGGGAAGGCGACCGCTAGACGGGACCACGGGACCAACAACACAGAATCAGACTTGCAGTGAATAGACTATATCTCATTTAGATTGAGCTGTGTGTAATTTCACAAGTCgtaatttaaattatgtttatatcattaatcCATAATTCTTGACTTGTGTGCATGAAAAAAACGTGTAACTCCGGGTGAACTTATATGTGTCTGCTActttttatatgattatattgtatattttttatattatattttattattataatcaatttgTCATGACACCATATATGTACCTGGATGGATCTGTATACAACagattatgcatttatttacaataatctCAAAGATATCACGGACGAAATAGCTGGATACATTACAGCCcctgaaaatgttgaaaattatgTTCATAATGATTAGTCAAGTAATAGGTTAATGCGTGCATGTATATATCTTGTGTATACATGAGTATTCGTATGTTTCAATTATTATGCAAAAGCAATGAACTATGCTGATTTCACtctgtattattattatcatttagcTATTCCGAAAACAACATGTATCCTATGAATGTCAGGTATTTTCTTTCCAGACTAGCTAACTATCCAGTTCTCATAACATAGGGAATCAAATCTTAGTAAGAATTAGCTAGCTATACAGTTCTCATAACATAGGGAAACAAATCTTAGTAAGAATTAGCTAGCTATACAGTTCTCATAGCATAGGGAAACAAATCTAAGTAAGAATTAGCTAGCTATACAGTTCTCATAACATAGGGAAACAAATCTTAGTAAGAATTAGCTAGCTATACAGTTCTCATAACATAGGGAAACAAATCTTAGTAAGAACTAGCTAACTATCCTGTTCTCATAGtgtacaaaataaaatcttatCTTTGAACTGTATTGTATGAATCGAATTGGTTTTGCAGTTGGTTAGAAAGGGAAAGaggtaaaaaaacatgtttaaggttaatcaatatcaaaattaaatacaaatgtatctTATTTTGTCAGATGATTTGTTTTTCGTTGCTGTTGCTTAAATCTTATGttcttaaatgtttattcatatgatgaaacaaaagcattaaaaatcaatcatttacCAATTAATACATGTGTGGGTACCTTGAAcataaagttttatttacataacagCAAGAAGGCCATGGCCCATGTGgacaaataatatattcagtATTTACAGTTGAATgcatatacaaaaacaatattaccaATATTAACTGTCAGTACACAAAGAGAATATACATCGAGCAATAAAGCATAATACTCAAGTTCGTTCTTTCTATACTGTATAATGATTTGTGAAATGACTTAATAAAAGTGATATTTACATTGTATCGCTTTAGTtgatttcatatcaaactgtttattaattatgacaataaatggaaaaaaaatctatttcaaTATTGATCATACCAGAATCAAATTATATGGTGATATGCCATACTCATATAAATGACggaaacatgtgttttatatatatttatatttatcatttccATTTATAAACTAATTTAAACAAGCGTGTTATTACCTTCGAAATATATATAAGGCAACTGTATTGATTGGATTAAAGTAAGAGAGATTAAATTGACACATTTAAAAAGGCAAATACACGAGGCAAAATAGTGTAAGATATGTGTGCTCCgtaaaacaaaagtataagAACATGAAAGTCATCAGTCGCGTTGCTGCATGTTGCCCACTTATCGCACTTAGGTTTGATACCGTAATATCAAGAGCTGATGGAGGTTGTGTTACggacaattgtataaatattgtaacCTTTATCTTTCTCATTATCAGCCCAATGTCATTTTATTAGACGTCTTTAGGGTTTTAACGGACTGAATGCAGTAAGTTTCGCAGAcaagaaatatcatttcaataaaacatgcgtgtgtttgtgtgtctcCTCGGGGCAGTGGCGGCCTGCCTTGCAATGCCAAACGTCTACGAGATGGAGATGGCGGAAGTGGAGGGCGCAATCAACCGCCTGCAGACTAAAGAAGAGCTCGTCCACTTCCTGACCGAGAATGTGAGTAACATAGCTTGTAACTGTCTGTACGGTATTAGTAAAGtatgttttagtttaaaacatTGCATTCTAGTTGtgcatattattttgtaaaattatcagTTGATTTGAACGGTGCATAATAGTTGGTGTCTTTAATGGCTTTACCTAAGATGCAAATACATTCTCTTGCTTTTTGGTCAACTACGCATGATTAAACAccaaatgcatgttttaacctTGTTTAGCAATGTTCAGAAATTGGCAATTACCAAATGAAAAGTAGCTTTTCCTGAATTATAGACAGTTGTTACCCaagttatatgaaaaaatataatcatgaaaAGATTGTGCTGATAGTATCGTCGTATTTGTTAATTTCCATTATTTGAATGAACGAGGTTGCAGCGCTCATATACGTTCAATTCGTCAATATGAAGCGTTTACGCTTTACAATTTCTAAATATGAACAGGCCAGGCCACTTCCCAAAAATGTTCAATAAGTGTATGGTAACACCAGCCTTTCGATTAGAGGAAATGCATACGTTGGAGGCAAACTATCATAAGCAGTCTGTATATTGAATGCAAGAGTTGCCttttaatgtcatgttttttctttgcaccTCAAGACATCACGCGGCCCAGTTCGACTGACTAGCTTCTCC from Mya arenaria isolate MELC-2E11 chromosome 3, ASM2691426v1 harbors:
- the LOC128227756 gene encoding ganglioside GM2 activator-like translates to MKLFCVIVCCIVCVKASKNVFQYEMEKADDSIDIYRHKSSSFPEQQRVPKLTSFVWKDCGGKSALVNIKSLSISPDPLSFPGTLNVAADFLVKKALVKPLKADLTLYRKVLGRYIRLPCIDDFGSCTYDDVCSLLQQVQQCPKPLTDLGLNCQCPIKAKGYSLQKTGFDIGASIIPEGDYRVLANVTLNGAEATCLDLTLSIQ